One genomic segment of Bacillus sp. 2205SS5-2 includes these proteins:
- a CDS encoding ABC transporter ATP-binding protein, translating to MRRILSYLTSYKKSVSIALSLMMFELVVELTQPFLMGLIIDQGILKGDMKAVSFWGGILLVLSLLAFVSGIVNTFYAAQVSQGVGFDLRKDLFAKTQEFSLNTFKHFPPSTLITRITNDVNSIQILLFMGLRIMLRAPLFIIGSLLMAFFVYPRLAVLLLISVPILLGIFLWVLKRGVHLFQHVQESIDGVNTTIRENLMAIKLIKSYNRGKYEKDRFETVNRSLLMNNTKALKVMELSMPMVMVGMNLILVGLIGFGSFEIEQGNGETGEMVAVINYGMRILFSFSVFSFLIMNYSRAKASGNRINEILQVNPVKSVRKSETIESIESLSFKNVSYRDEITNVNVLQNLSFEIAEGEFIGIMGATGAGKTTLLQLIPRLYAHNEGDIYVNSKPIAAYTDKDLRGIIAVVPQEAHLFSGTIRENLLWGKSNATFAEMKQAAEDAQIHDFILSLPRGYDSVVGQRGVNLSGGQKQRLSIARALIRRPSLLILDDSTSALDAETENNLLLALKSYACTLIMVAQKVSTIQNSDQILLLQNGEIVGKGKHQQLLESNKLYISINDSQREKERSRYV from the coding sequence ATGAGGAGAATTTTAAGTTATTTAACTTCATATAAAAAATCAGTTAGTATCGCACTTAGTTTAATGATGTTTGAATTAGTTGTAGAACTAACTCAACCATTTCTGATGGGCCTCATTATTGATCAAGGCATATTAAAAGGGGATATGAAAGCGGTTAGCTTTTGGGGGGGTATTTTATTAGTCTTATCTCTTCTAGCATTTGTTTCCGGAATCGTGAACACCTTCTATGCAGCCCAAGTAAGTCAAGGAGTCGGATTTGATTTACGTAAAGACTTATTTGCTAAAACACAAGAGTTTTCTTTAAACACATTTAAACATTTTCCCCCATCTACTTTGATTACGAGAATTACAAATGACGTAAATTCTATTCAAATACTCTTGTTTATGGGTTTAAGAATTATGCTACGCGCTCCACTGTTTATCATTGGAAGTTTGTTGATGGCCTTTTTTGTTTATCCGCGACTGGCTGTGTTATTACTTATTTCTGTCCCAATTTTACTGGGGATTTTTCTTTGGGTACTAAAAAGAGGTGTGCATCTTTTTCAACATGTTCAAGAAAGTATAGACGGTGTGAATACCACTATTCGAGAGAATCTCATGGCAATTAAATTAATAAAGTCCTACAACAGAGGAAAGTATGAAAAAGATAGATTTGAAACCGTAAATAGATCCCTGTTAATGAACAATACGAAAGCATTAAAGGTAATGGAACTTTCCATGCCCATGGTTATGGTAGGAATGAATTTAATTTTAGTTGGATTAATAGGATTCGGCTCTTTTGAGATTGAACAAGGAAACGGTGAAACAGGTGAAATGGTTGCCGTAATTAACTACGGCATGAGAATCCTCTTTTCCTTTTCTGTCTTTTCTTTTTTAATCATGAATTATTCAAGAGCGAAAGCATCCGGAAATCGAATCAATGAGATTTTGCAAGTAAATCCCGTTAAGTCCGTTCGAAAAAGTGAAACGATCGAAAGTATTGAGTCGCTTTCATTTAAGAATGTTTCCTATCGAGATGAGATAACCAATGTGAATGTTTTACAAAATCTTTCATTTGAGATTGCGGAGGGTGAGTTCATTGGGATCATGGGAGCGACGGGGGCTGGTAAGACTACCTTATTACAACTCATTCCGCGATTATATGCTCATAATGAGGGCGATATTTATGTTAATTCAAAACCAATTGCTGCGTATACTGATAAAGATTTGCGAGGAATTATTGCGGTGGTTCCACAAGAAGCCCATCTGTTTTCGGGTACCATACGTGAAAATCTATTATGGGGAAAATCAAATGCTACTTTCGCAGAAATGAAACAAGCTGCTGAAGATGCTCAAATTCATGATTTTATTCTCTCACTACCTAGGGGCTATGACAGTGTAGTTGGACAAAGGGGAGTGAATTTATCTGGCGGGCAAAAGCAACGACTATCGATAGCAAGAGCATTGATTAGAAGGCCGAGTCTTCTCATATTAGACGATAGCACAAGTGCTCTAGACGCTGAAACTGAAAATAATCTGTTATTAGCGTTGAAATCATATGCATGTACTCTTATTATGGTAGCGCAAAAGGTGAGTACAATCCAAAACTCTGATCAGATTTTGCTCCTACAAAATGGAGAAATTGTTGGAAAGGGCAAACATCAACAACTTCTCGAGTCGAATAAGTTATATATTTCAATCAATGATTCGCAACGTGAGAAAGAAAGGAGCCGATATGTCTAA
- a CDS encoding ABC transporter ATP-binding protein encodes MSNKQATRSKRSIKNWKKTLLKIWEYMRFYRKWFVFTLGLVILSAIFSLVAPYLLGVAVDELIVSKNTDKSVALLGGLILIYLSQGLTLVLQNYWMINISQKSVFHMRNDLFYHFQNLSLSFFQKHQQGELMSRMTNDIENVSRTLNSAVIQISTSVITLIGTIAMMIWLSPLLTSFTLMIVPILYFGLKWITKRTSFYFKEQQKQLGDMNGFIEESLSGQHLIKMYGKEAEIMRQFDEKNNNIKTSGYWAQTYTGFIPKLLNMLNNVSFAVIVGLGGIFAIKGYISIGVIVTFTAYARQFTRPLNDLSNQLNMLLSAIAGAERVFTIMNEPFENKDEAEAISLDRINGEVEFDHVSFSYKENNNTLTNLSFHAKKGQTIALVGPTGSGKTTVLNLLSRFYEPDGGQISIDGILLEKIKRSNLRENMAMVLQDSYLFETSILENIRYGKLNASDEDVIIAAKKANAHEFISRLPEGYDTSISAQTSISFGQRQLIAIARALLIEPTLLLLDEATSSIDTITEIKINEALQRLMKNSTTFVIAHRLNTILGADCILLLREGEIVEKGTHKELLEKDGSYAKLYRHQQLTELG; translated from the coding sequence ATGTCTAATAAACAAGCTACTCGATCAAAAAGAAGTATAAAAAATTGGAAAAAAACTCTTCTTAAAATATGGGAGTATATGAGATTCTATAGAAAATGGTTTGTGTTTACATTAGGATTGGTCATATTATCGGCTATTTTCTCGCTCGTTGCCCCTTACTTATTGGGAGTAGCGGTTGACGAATTAATTGTTTCAAAAAATACGGATAAATCAGTTGCATTACTCGGTGGTCTAATCCTAATTTACCTCAGTCAAGGTCTGACTCTAGTTCTGCAAAATTATTGGATGATTAACATCTCACAAAAAAGTGTATTTCATATGCGAAATGATTTGTTTTATCATTTTCAAAATCTCTCCCTTTCTTTCTTTCAAAAGCATCAACAAGGTGAGCTAATGAGTAGAATGACGAATGATATTGAGAATGTCAGCCGAACGTTAAATTCTGCCGTCATTCAAATTTCTACAAGTGTGATTACCTTGATAGGAACGATTGCAATGATGATTTGGTTAAGTCCATTGCTTACCTCATTTACCTTGATGATTGTACCTATCCTCTATTTTGGACTTAAATGGATAACGAAAAGAACAAGCTTCTATTTTAAAGAACAGCAAAAACAACTTGGAGATATGAATGGGTTTATAGAAGAGTCCTTGTCGGGTCAACATTTAATCAAAATGTACGGAAAAGAAGCCGAAATAATGCGCCAATTTGATGAGAAAAATAATAACATTAAGACTTCCGGTTATTGGGCGCAAACGTATACAGGTTTTATTCCAAAATTATTAAATATGTTAAACAATGTAAGTTTTGCGGTCATTGTCGGTTTGGGTGGAATCTTTGCTATTAAGGGCTATATTTCAATTGGAGTAATTGTGACGTTTACAGCTTATGCCAGACAATTTACTCGCCCCTTAAATGACTTATCTAACCAGTTGAATATGCTTTTATCTGCAATCGCGGGAGCAGAACGAGTCTTTACGATAATGAACGAACCCTTTGAAAATAAGGATGAAGCAGAGGCGATTTCACTAGACCGAATAAACGGTGAGGTTGAGTTTGATCATGTTTCGTTCTCATACAAAGAAAATAATAATACCTTAACAAATTTATCTTTCCATGCCAAAAAAGGACAAACCATTGCATTAGTCGGACCTACAGGATCTGGGAAAACGACTGTCTTAAACCTTTTATCTAGGTTCTATGAGCCGGATGGCGGACAAATAAGCATTGATGGCATTCTCCTCGAAAAAATAAAAAGAAGTAACCTTCGAGAAAACATGGCAATGGTCCTTCAAGACTCATATTTGTTTGAAACGAGTATATTGGAAAATATTCGATATGGAAAATTAAATGCGTCAGATGAAGATGTAATTATCGCCGCGAAGAAAGCAAATGCTCATGAATTTATTTCTAGATTACCAGAAGGATATGACACATCTATTTCCGCTCAAACCTCAATTAGCTTTGGCCAACGACAATTGATCGCTATAGCAAGAGCATTGTTAATTGAACCTACCTTACTTTTACTTGACGAAGCTACAAGTAGTATCGATACGATTACAGAGATCAAAATAAATGAAGCGTTACAACGCTTAATGAAAAATTCTACTACATTTGTGATCGCGCATAGGTTGAACACAATCTTAGGTGCAGACTGTATCTTGCTACTGAGAGAGGGGGAGATTGTCGAAAAAGGAACTCATAAAGAATTATTAGAAAAAGATGGTTCTTACGCTAAGTTGTATCGCCATCAGCAGCTCACTGAATTGGGTTAA
- a CDS encoding GNAT family N-acetyltransferase, with protein MSISFERITKENLYIAEEMVASNQDYNIMENGSPIRTKETIEREFINSKTKSLLIKLDESYIGVANYLHHNEKDGFPWIGLFMIHGDYQSYGIGSKAYFRLESLLKEEDCKHVRLAVLPENKQAKFFWGKLGYVFFERKLSENGQVVDCFQKIL; from the coding sequence ATGAGTATTTCATTTGAAAGAATAACCAAAGAAAATCTCTATATTGCAGAAGAAATGGTTGCATCAAATCAAGATTATAACATCATGGAAAACGGAAGTCCGATTCGAACGAAAGAAACCATTGAAAGAGAATTCATCAATAGTAAAACAAAATCCCTATTGATTAAATTAGACGAGAGCTATATTGGAGTTGCGAATTATTTACACCATAATGAAAAAGATGGGTTTCCGTGGATTGGTTTATTCATGATTCATGGTGATTATCAAAGCTATGGTATTGGTTCTAAAGCATATTTTAGACTAGAATCGTTACTAAAAGAAGAGGACTGTAAGCACGTTCGCTTAGCGGTGTTGCCTGAAAACAAGCAAGCTAAATTTTTTTGGGGGAAGTTGGGATATGTATTTTTTGAAAGGAAGCTCTCAGAAAATGGACAAGTGGTGGATTGCTTTCAAAAAATATTATAA